The window AATATAAAGATTTAAACGAAAAAAGGGAATTGCCAAATGAAAATTATACCATTAAGGATTTACTTGATGATTTAGATTTGTCTCCTCAGACAATAGTATCTAAACAGAATGGAGATTTGGTCATTGAGGATACTGTAATTGAAGATAATGATGAAATACAATTGGTTCAAATTATTTACGGTGGTTAGGTGAAGATAAGTTATGAATGTGGGCCTTGTTTTTTAAGACAGGCCAGAGAAGCTATGGATTTATCCACTGGCGATGAATTGCTTAAAATGGAACTGATGGAAGATATCTTTGAATTTTTACATGATAACTTTAAATTAGGAGCCAATTCAAACAGCACAGG is drawn from uncultured Methanobrevibacter sp. and contains these coding sequences:
- a CDS encoding MoaD/ThiS family protein, producing MSFTLKYKDLNEKRELPNENYTIKDLLDDLDLSPQTIVSKQNGDLVIEDTVIEDNDEIQLVQIIYGG